In one Butyrivibrio proteoclasticus B316 genomic region, the following are encoded:
- the rfbF gene encoding glucose-1-phosphate cytidylyltransferase gives MKIVILAGGKGTRISEESVTKPKPMVTIGGRPIIWHIMKTYGCYGFNDFIICCGYKGECIKKYFVNYKLHNAITNFTLDSCEKNGKVKYIDDLSETEQWNIVCANTGLETLTAGRILKIKKYLMDDDEFMITYGDGVSDIDLAKVLKFHHSHGKVMTISTTKPEGRFGTISIDSGNRVIRFNEKARMDQSIVNIGFMVAKKKIFDYLGDGDEMLEKGPFERLVADGQMVAYEHPGFWSPMDNIHDREYLERLWQNDAPWKKWI, from the coding sequence ATGAAAATAGTGATTTTAGCTGGTGGAAAAGGAACACGAATAAGTGAAGAATCAGTTACAAAACCAAAACCGATGGTGACAATTGGCGGAAGACCAATCATATGGCATATCATGAAGACATATGGTTGTTATGGCTTTAATGATTTTATTATTTGTTGTGGCTATAAAGGAGAATGTATAAAAAAATACTTTGTCAATTATAAACTACATAATGCTATTACAAATTTTACGCTTGATTCTTGTGAAAAGAATGGGAAAGTTAAGTATATTGATGATCTGAGTGAAACTGAGCAATGGAATATTGTTTGTGCGAATACAGGACTGGAAACACTTACCGCTGGAAGAATTCTCAAGATAAAAAAATATCTAATGGATGATGATGAATTTATGATTACATATGGTGATGGTGTTTCTGATATTGATTTAGCAAAAGTATTAAAGTTTCATCATAGCCATGGAAAAGTAATGACAATTTCGACAACAAAGCCTGAGGGGAGATTTGGGACAATAAGCATTGATTCAGGTAATAGAGTAATACGTTTTAATGAAAAAGCTAGAATGGATCAATCAATCGTTAATATTGGATTCATGGTAGCTAAAAAGAAAATATTTGATTATTTGGGAGATGGAGATGAGATGCTTGAAAAGGGACCGTTTGAAAGGCTAGTTGCAGATGGACAGATGGTAGCTTATGAACATCCAGGCTTTTGGTCTCCAATGGATAATATTCATGATAGAGAATACTTAGAAAGATTATGGCAAAATGATGCCCCATGGAAAAAATGGATATAA
- the rfbH gene encoding lipopolysaccharide biosynthesis protein RfbH: MLENMTELEARKKILAEVSEYCDRFHSIDNTFHEGDRISYASRVYDHDEMENLVDSALEFWLTSGRYTNEFETKLADYLGIKYCSLVNSGSSANLLAFMALTSPLLGERQVLPGDEMVTVAAGFPTTVAPAIQYGVVPVFVDVTIPQYNIDVSMLEEARSDKTKVIMIAHTLGNPFDLATVKRFCDKYGLWLIEDNCDALGSSYEYNGTVSKTGTIGDIGTSSFYPPHHMTMGEGGAVYTNNALLNKIVRSLRDWGRDCVCPSGKDNMCGRRFDGQYGELPRGYDHKYVYSHFGYNLKATDLQAAIGCAQLKKFPGFVEKRKENFKFLKDHLNDCSDKLILPEACPGSDPSWFGFLMTCKTGVDRNKVVSFIESKGVQTRALFAGNLTRHPCFDQMRASGKGYRIVGALKNTDEIMNSSFWVGVYPGMTNEMLAYTVRVIRKALSTSD; encoded by the coding sequence ATGCTTGAAAATATGACAGAGCTAGAAGCTCGCAAAAAAATTCTAGCGGAAGTAAGTGAGTATTGTGACAGATTTCATTCTATAGATAATACATTTCATGAAGGCGACAGAATTAGCTATGCCTCTAGAGTCTATGACCATGATGAAATGGAAAACCTTGTAGATTCAGCGCTAGAGTTCTGGCTTACTTCAGGTCGTTATACCAACGAATTTGAAACAAAGTTGGCAGATTATCTTGGAATCAAGTATTGCTCATTGGTTAATTCTGGGTCATCTGCTAATCTTTTGGCATTTATGGCTTTGACTTCACCACTTCTTGGCGAAAGGCAAGTTCTTCCAGGAGATGAAATGGTAACAGTCGCAGCAGGTTTTCCGACTACTGTAGCTCCAGCTATTCAATATGGAGTAGTTCCTGTATTTGTCGATGTTACTATTCCTCAGTACAACATAGATGTTTCCATGTTGGAAGAGGCAAGGTCTGATAAGACAAAAGTAATTATGATTGCTCATACATTAGGAAATCCCTTCGATCTGGCTACGGTTAAAAGATTTTGTGACAAATATGGGCTATGGCTTATAGAAGATAATTGCGATGCGTTAGGATCTAGCTATGAGTATAACGGGACAGTAAGTAAGACCGGAACAATTGGTGATATTGGGACATCTTCCTTTTATCCTCCGCATCATATGACAATGGGGGAAGGCGGAGCTGTATATACGAATAATGCTCTTTTAAATAAAATTGTAAGATCTCTTCGCGATTGGGGGCGTGATTGTGTTTGCCCATCAGGAAAAGATAATATGTGTGGGCGCAGGTTTGATGGTCAGTACGGCGAGTTACCAAGGGGGTATGATCACAAATATGTGTATTCACATTTTGGATATAACCTTAAGGCAACTGATTTGCAAGCAGCGATAGGTTGTGCACAGCTCAAGAAATTTCCAGGATTTGTTGAAAAGCGGAAAGAAAACTTTAAATTTCTAAAAGACCATTTGAATGACTGTTCAGATAAATTGATTTTACCTGAAGCATGCCCAGGTTCAGATCCTAGTTGGTTTGGATTCTTGATGACATGTAAGACTGGGGTGGATAGAAATAAGGTTGTTAGTTTCATTGAAAGTAAGGGGGTTCAGACACGGGCTCTTTTTGCAGGAAATTTAACAAGGCATCCGTGTTTTGACCAAATGAGAGCTTCTGGAAAAGGCTATCGTATTGTTGGTGCTCTAAAGAATACCGATGAAATAATGAATTCATCATTCTGGGTAGGAGTTTATCCAGGAATGACTAACGAAATGCTTGCATATACTGTAAGAGTTATTCGTAAGGCTTTATCTACGTCTGATTGA
- a CDS encoding NUDIX domain-containing protein — MDELKKSIKLLERTMRESGVDPEKGLGTELFLMVSSMTPIVNVDLFITDEKGRLLLSWRDDRYCGQGWHIPGGCLRFKEKLEDRIKQTAIKELGTEVTYDNIPMAVLENIANDYKTVVENNNVRSHFLSVLYKCKCNDVNKIIDCDGKREVGHLKWFGHLPEDFIDIQYYYKPVITDWFNYHRP, encoded by the coding sequence ATGGATGAATTGAAAAAGAGTATAAAACTACTAGAGCGAACTATGCGGGAATCTGGTGTTGATCCTGAAAAAGGCCTAGGAACAGAACTTTTCCTTATGGTTTCGTCTATGACACCGATAGTAAATGTTGATCTGTTTATTACTGATGAAAAAGGAAGACTACTACTTAGTTGGCGAGATGACAGATATTGTGGACAAGGTTGGCATATCCCAGGAGGTTGTCTTAGATTTAAAGAAAAATTAGAAGACAGAATTAAGCAAACTGCTATAAAAGAATTGGGAACAGAAGTTACATATGACAATATTCCCATGGCTGTTCTTGAGAATATTGCTAATGACTATAAAACTGTTGTTGAGAATAATAATGTCAGATCACATTTTTTATCAGTACTTTATAAATGTAAATGTAATGATGTTAACAAGATAATAGATTGTGACGGCAAGCGTGAAGTAGGACATTTAAAGTGGTTTGGACATCTCCCTGAAGATTTCATAGATATACAATATTATTACAAGCCAGTAATTACAGACTGGTTCAATTACCACAGGCCTTAA
- a CDS encoding ABC transporter permease, with the protein MFTDIKNIWNFRDMVFELTHRELRGKYKGSVLGFLWTYVNPLMQILVYTFVFSQIFRSGIEKFHLYLIVSMFPFNFFTGGVIQGLGSIRYQGDLVKKVYFPRQILPIVSLTVNFINLLISFAIIYSILLISGWGINIQVQLWLIPVMFIEYFFALGLALLLSAVEVYFRDIEHIVSVLMMVWMYVTPMFYSIEIIPEKFLPIFAWNPMLYIIGMYQQILYYKISPDMTYMLKGALFAASLLIVGSIVFKVLEKRFAEEL; encoded by the coding sequence ATGTTTACTGATATCAAAAATATATGGAACTTCAGGGATATGGTGTTTGAGCTTACCCACAGAGAGCTTAGAGGTAAATATAAAGGGTCTGTACTGGGATTTCTGTGGACATATGTTAATCCGCTGATGCAGATTCTGGTATATACGTTTGTGTTTTCACAGATCTTCAGGAGCGGAATTGAGAAATTCCATTTATATCTGATTGTTAGTATGTTTCCCTTCAACTTTTTTACCGGAGGAGTCATTCAGGGGCTTGGCTCAATAAGGTATCAGGGAGATCTGGTCAAAAAGGTCTATTTTCCAAGGCAGATTCTGCCTATTGTGTCTCTTACGGTTAATTTTATTAATCTACTTATTTCTTTTGCCATAATATACAGTATTCTCTTGATCTCAGGATGGGGAATAAATATACAGGTTCAGTTATGGCTTATTCCAGTAATGTTTATCGAATACTTTTTTGCCCTGGGACTGGCACTTTTGCTGTCAGCAGTGGAGGTGTATTTCAGGGATATCGAGCATATCGTGTCGGTGCTGATGATGGTATGGATGTATGTGACGCCGATGTTCTACAGCATCGAGATCATTCCGGAGAAGTTCCTGCCTATATTTGCATGGAATCCGATGCTGTACATCATTGGAATGTATCAGCAGATACTGTATTACAAGATTTCTCCGGATATGACGTATATGCTAAAGGGCGCGCTATTTGCTGCCTCACTTCTAATTGTGGGCAGCATAGTTTTCAAGGTTCTGGAAAAGAGATTTGCGGAAGAACTGTAA